One genomic region from Candidatus Palauibacter australiensis encodes:
- a CDS encoding DUF1684 domain-containing protein: MRTVEGLIGIGRKAVIGLAAALLCAATGGCTRDGWPDPAPVESDALAAEHEEWREGRRRSLANPNAGVISWDGLFELREGANTFGSDPSAAIVLPEEDAPPLAGTLHLDGGAVRLVPEAGSGLSLRDQMSGAVGDPVTEPMPLPDDRSEGTVRLALGSLGMRVHAEPGTERLWLRVWDTDAPRLDAFELPGYFPITNDWRVTARFEPYPEPRTVSLADVRGGTLENTAPGDLVFRVDGAEHRLMAFAGASSRSYFISLWDSTAVTDTYQAGRYMRAPFPDDDGWTTIDFNRAYNAPCAFTPHSVCSLPPRENYLRFALTAGEKRP, encoded by the coding sequence ATGAGAACGGTGGAGGGGTTGATCGGTATCGGCCGGAAAGCCGTCATCGGGTTGGCCGCGGCGCTGCTTTGCGCCGCAACGGGTGGCTGCACCCGCGACGGGTGGCCCGATCCGGCGCCGGTGGAGTCCGACGCGCTGGCGGCCGAGCACGAGGAGTGGCGGGAGGGGCGGCGGCGCAGCCTCGCGAACCCCAACGCGGGCGTCATCAGTTGGGATGGGCTCTTCGAGTTGCGGGAAGGCGCGAACACGTTCGGCTCCGATCCGTCCGCGGCCATCGTTCTGCCGGAGGAAGACGCGCCGCCCCTGGCCGGAACCCTCCACCTCGATGGTGGGGCCGTGCGTCTCGTTCCCGAAGCCGGGAGCGGCCTGAGTCTGAGAGACCAGATGTCCGGCGCGGTCGGCGACCCCGTCACGGAGCCGATGCCGCTGCCGGACGACCGTAGCGAGGGGACGGTCCGCCTGGCGTTGGGGTCGCTCGGGATGCGGGTCCACGCGGAGCCGGGAACGGAGAGGCTGTGGCTCCGGGTCTGGGATACGGACGCCCCGCGGCTCGATGCCTTCGAGCTTCCCGGGTACTTCCCGATCACGAACGACTGGCGGGTGACGGCACGCTTCGAGCCCTATCCGGAGCCGCGCACGGTCTCGCTGGCCGACGTGAGGGGCGGGACCCTCGAGAACACCGCGCCCGGAGATCTCGTCTTTCGCGTCGACGGGGCGGAGCACCGCCTCATGGCTTTCGCCGGCGCGTCGAGCCGCTCCTATTTCATCAGCCTGTGGGACTCGACCGCCGTGACCGACACCTACCAGGCGGGCCGCTACATGCGCGCGCCCTTCCCGGACGACGACGGCTGGACGACGATCGACTTCAACCGCGCCTACAACGCGCCCTGCGCCTTCACACCCCACTCCGTGTGCAGCCTCCCACCGCGCGAGAACTACCTCCGCTTCGCCCTCACCGCCGGTGAGAAGCGGCCGTAA
- a CDS encoding helix-turn-helix transcriptional regulator yields the protein MTHENLTSRALRTEMGRRLAKLRLARNVTQRTLAEEAGIGLRTLRRIEAGQPSGLDSLLRVAIALGLGEGLLSAVPPVEVRPIERVDSGGRERQRARPRKDASPGDPWSWADESND from the coding sequence GTGACGCACGAAAATCTGACTTCCCGTGCGCTGCGGACCGAAATGGGGCGTCGCCTTGCGAAGCTGCGCCTTGCGAGGAACGTGACGCAGCGGACGCTGGCCGAAGAGGCGGGAATAGGACTGCGCACGCTTCGCCGCATCGAGGCCGGCCAACCGTCCGGCCTGGACAGCCTGCTGCGTGTCGCGATTGCCCTTGGCTTGGGGGAGGGTCTGTTGAGCGCGGTGCCACCGGTGGAAGTCCGGCCCATTGAACGCGTGGACTCCGGCGGAAGGGAACGGCAGCGCGCGCGTCCCCGGAAGGACGCGTCGCCGGGCGATCCCTGGTCGTGGGCCGACGAGTCGAATGACTGA